From Daucus carota subsp. sativus chromosome 6, DH1 v3.0, whole genome shotgun sequence, the proteins below share one genomic window:
- the LOC108192864 gene encoding rRNA (cytosine-C(5))-methyltransferase NOP2C yields MEVKESSNVELPQAFIDFLKKNGLDPSIYTAADSTPRYIRLKPGCEAYIEDIEAEINCKLQKVEWLPSFYSLPPHVQIANSKAYQEGKLYGIDAASGAAVTALDITPGDHILDLCAAPGAKLCMISELLGSSGTVTGVDVARHRLAACRTMLQKYALGDRCRLFVADGTTFSLLPVQALSNSKIYSESASEENLDTYKEWTSRRPWKERKKANKAQKNGNSQLVLQSQDPELIFYGLHSGVVGLSKSKLYGSGLSHHGYDKVLVDAECTHDGSIKHIQKFENWGWTTLQRRVLNAERIDNLNVLQLLLLTNGFKLLKVGGYLVYSTCSLTVAQNEDVVEQFLLQNSSAELLDIEAAKHWPCKSGKIQKTLRFDPLTSQTSGLFVAKFTKLCT; encoded by the exons ATGGAAGTAAAAGAAAGCTCGAACGTGGAATTGCCGCAAGCATTCATCGATTTTCTCAAGAAGAATGGATTGGATCCCTCAATTTATACTGCGGCTGACTCCACTCCACGTTATATAAG GTTAAAACCTGGCTGTGAGGCTTATATTGAAGATATTGAAGCTGAGATTAACTGCAAGCTTCAGAAAGTGGAGTGGTTACCGAGTTTCTACTCTCTTCCTCCTCATGTTCAGATTGCTAACTCAAAGGCGTACCAAGAAGGAAAG CTCTATGGAATTGATGCAGCATCTGGAGCTGCAGTTACAGCTTTGGACATCACTCCTGGTGATCACATCCTTGACCTCTGTGCTGCTCCTG GTGCTAAACTATGCATGATATCAGAACTCCTGGGCAGTTCAGGCACTGTGACTGGTGTTGATGTTGCAAGGCATAGGCTGGCAGCTTGTCGAACTATGTTGCAGAAATATGCACTTGGAGATCGATGTCGTCTATTTGTTGCTGATGGAACAACATTTTCACTCTTACCTGTCCAGGCCCTGTCAAATTccaaaattt ACAGTGAATCAGCCTCAGAAGAAAATTTAGATACGTACAAAGAGTGGACATCTAGGAGGCCTTGGAAAGAAAGGAAAAAGGCAAATAAAGCACAGAAAAATGGTAACTCGCAGCTAGTCTTACAGAGTCAAGATCCCGAGCTTATTTTTTATGGGTTGCATTCTGGAGTGGTTGGACTCAGTAAAAGCAAGTTATATGGCAGTGGGCTTTCACATCATGGATATGACAAA GTCCTAGTTGATGCAGAATGCACCCATGATGGATCAATAAAGCACATTCAAAAATTTGAAAACTGGGGCTGGACCACCCTTCAGCGACGTGTACTAAATGCGGAGAGGATTGACAATTTAAATGTTCTTCAG TTGCTGCTGCTAACGAATGGTTTCAAATTGTTAAAAGTTGGAGGGTATCTCGTTTACAGCACCTGCAG TTTAACAGTTGCCCAAAATGAAGATGTGGTAGAGCAGTTTCTCTTACAAAATTCCTCTGCTG AGTTGCTGGATATAGAGGCAGCTAAACATTGGCCATGTAAAAGTGGCAAAATACAGAAGACATTGCGGTTTGATCCTTTGACATCCCAAACTAGTGGCCTTTTCGTAGCTAAGTTCACAAAATTGTGCACTTAA
- the LOC108227502 gene encoding oligopeptide transporter 7-like: MQEDEILTAPLIDQQTKLTSASTSESPPSIDNSPIEQVALTVPVTDDTTLPELTFRTWILGLIACVLLSFLNQFFWYRREPLSISAISAQIAVVPLGHLMAATLTDRVFFKGGRFEFSLNPGPFNVKEHVLITIFASSGAGNPYAIHIVSAVKVFYKKELTFWVSLIVIVTTQVLGFGWAGIFRRYLVEPAAMWWPQNLVQVSLFRALHEKERRVKAGLTRNQFFLVAFICSFAYYVFPGYLISMLTSISWLCWVFPNSVIAQQLGSGLHGLGIGAVGLDWSSISSYIGSPLASPWFATVNIAIGFVMITYVLTPFIYSFNFFKAKIFPIFSDDLFTITGQQYNISGIIDSNFHIDLEAYEQEGRLYLSSFFVMTYAVSFACLTATVVHVLLFHGRELWQQSKSVFQKKHMDVHTRLMRKYKQVPEWWFTCILLTNIAATIFVCEYYKAQLQLPWWGVLLACGIAFFFTLPIGIITATTNQTPGLNVITEYIIGYLYPGYPVANMCFKVYGYISMKQGLLFLQDFKLGHYMKIPPRSMFMAQVVGSLLSALVHLGTAWWLMSTVPNICDRALLSPASPWTCPGDHVFYDASVIWGLIGPQRIFGNLGYYSAINWFFLAGAIVPLLVWLAHKAFPSQHWIKLISAPVILGGVINMPPATAVNYTSWIIIAFLSGFIAFRYYRNWWSRYNYVLSGSLDAGLAFMGVLLYLCIDMEHISLNWWGNKPDGCPLASCPTAKGIIVEGCPVF; the protein is encoded by the exons ATGCAAGAAGATGAAATTCTTACAGCTCCGCTCA TTGACCAACAGACTAAACTCACCTCTGCTTCCACCTCTGAATCACCACCTTCCATTGACAACTCTCCGATCGAGCAAGTAGCCCTTACAGTTCCGGTAACTGATGACACCACTCTCCCGGAACTCACTTTTCGGACATGGATACTCGGACTCATAGCATGTGTGCTGCTATCATTTCTCAACCAGTTCTTCTGGTATCGGAGAGAGCCGCTCTCCATATCGGCTATCTCGGCTCAGATAGCTGTGGTGCCTCTCGGGCACTTGATGGCCGCCACTTTAACTGATCGAGTGTTCTTCAAAGGCGGGAGGTTTGAGTTCAGTTTGAATCCGGGGCCGTTTAATGTCAAGGAGCATGTGCTGATTACTATTTTTGCCAGCtctggtgcggggaatccgtaTGCTATTCATATTGTTAGTGCGGTGAAGGTGTTTTATAAGAAGGAGCTGACGTTTTGGGTGTCGTTGATTGTGATTGTCACGACTCAAGTGTTGGGGTTTGGATGGGCGGGGATTTTTAGGAGGTACTTGGTGGAGCCGGCTGCTATGTGGTGGCCGCAAAATCTTGTACAAGTCTCGCTTTTCAG GGCACTACATGAGAAAGAGAGGAGGGTAAAGGCTGGTTTAACTAGGAACCAGTTCTTCCTGGTTGCTTTCATCTGTAGCTTTGCTTACTATGTCTTTCCAGGATATCTTATATCAATGCTTACCTCCATATCCTGGTTGTGTTGGGTCTTTCCCAATTCAGTAATCGCACAACAACTTGGTTCAGGACTTCATGGTCTTGGAATTGGTGCTGTTGGACTTGATTGGTCGAGCATTTCTTCTTATATTGGGAGTCCACTTGCCAGCCCATGGTTTGCTACTGTGAATATTGCTATTGGATTTGTTATGATCACATATGTTCTTACCCCCTTCATCTACTCATTCAATTTTTTCAAAGCTAAGATATTTCCCATATTCTCGGACGATCTGTTCACTATTACTGGCCAACAATACAATATTTCTGGTATTATAGACTCAAACTTCCACATTGACTTGGAGGCATACGAGCAAGAGGGTCGTCTCTATCTAAGCTCCTTCTTTGTTATGACCTATGCTGTAAGCTTTGCCTGCCTCACTGCCACTGTTGTCCATGTTTTGCTCTTCCATGGAAG AGAACTATGGCAGCAGAGCAAGTCCGTTTTCCAAAAGAAACATATGGACGTGCACACAAGGCTTATGAGAAAGTACAAGCAAGTTCCAGAATGGTGGTTCACTTGCATTCTCTTGACAAACATTGCAGCAACCATATTTGTATGTGAATATTACAAAGCCCAACTCCAGTTACCATGGTGGGGTGTCTTGCTAGCATGTGGCATTGCCTTCTTTTTCACCCTACCTATTGGGATCATCACTGCCACGACTAATCAG ACTCCAGGCCTGAATGTGatcacagagtatatcattggTTACCTGTATCCAGGTTACCCTGTGGCTAATATGTGCTTCAAAGTGTATGGATATATTAGTATGAAACAAGGGCTCCTCTTTTTGCAAGACTTTAAACTTGGACATTACATGAAAATACCACCTAGATCGATGTTTATGGCACag GTAGTTGGTTCTCTATTATCAGCATTAGTGCATTTAGGAACTGCGTGGTGGCTAATGAGCACTGTGCCAAATATATGTGACAGGGCCTTGCTTTCCCCAGCCAGCCCATGGACGTGCCCAGGCGATCATGTGTTCTATGATGCCTCGGTTATCTGGGGACTTATCGGACCTCAAAGAATTTTTGGGAATCTCGGGTATTACTCTGCTATTAACTGGTTCTTTTTAGCAGGAGCAATAGTTCCTCTTCTAGTTTGGCTTGCCCACAAGGCCTTCCCCAGTCAGCACTGGATAAAACTTATCTCAGCACCAGTAATATTAGGTGGTGTTATAAATATGCCCCCGGCTACCGCTGTCAATTACACGAGCTGGATTATCATTGCTTTCCTTTCCGGTTTTATTGCTTTCAGATACTACCGGAACTGGTGGAGTCGCTACAACTATGTACTATCTGGCTCACTAGATGCTGGACTAGCCTTTATGGGAGTTCTGTTGTATCTCTGTATTGATATGGAACATATTAGCCTCAATTGGTGGGGAAACAAACCAGATGGATGCCCTCTGGCTTCTTGCCCAACCGCCAAAGGGATTATTGTCGAAGGATGCCCAGTTTTCTGA
- the LOC108227504 gene encoding protein NUCLEAR FUSION DEFECTIVE 4, translating into MVLESLATVSPAKKWLGFVTAIWIQAIAGNNYTFSNYSGALKSLMVLTQLQLNNLSVAKDVGKAFGILSGLASDRFPTSVILMIGAVEGLIGYGVQWLVVSQHISPLPYWQMSIFLCLGGNSTTWMNTAVLVTCMRNFKNNQGPVSGILKGYLGLSTAIFTDLSTALFSSSPSSFLLSLAIIPVIICVAAALFLQEVPPSSIEKKQQPLIFKILNILAFTVAFYLLAFDVTGKHGPNISSLFAIGLLVLLVAPLIVPAYFLLAQPSFTSDVEGTISEPLIIQNEAKNVSIMEDMAKVKEKPLIGEDHTIFEALKTFDFWVLFLSFLCGVGTGMCVINNLGQMGGALGYADVSIFVSLTSIWGFFGRIISGMASEHCIRKYSTPRPFWNAASQILMVTGYICMALAFPGSLYMGSIVVGICYGVRLAVTVPVASELFGLKHFGLMYNVLILNLPLGSFLFSGLLAGYVYDSEATESSQGGNTCSGSHCYRLVFVVMAFACIVGLSLDMILAVRTRKLYLKIHQNMKSSTDAALS; encoded by the exons ATGGTACTAGAATCTCTCGCTACAGTATCTCCGGCCAAGAAATGGCTAGGATTTGTAACTGCAATCTGGATACAGGCAATTGCTGGCAACAACTATACATTTTCAAACTATTCCGGTGCTCTCAAGTCCCTCATGGTTCTTACTCAGCTGCAACTCAACAATCTCTCTGTTGCTAAAGATGTAGGGAAGGCATTTGGAATTCTTTCTGGTCTGGCTTCTGATCGCTTTCCCACTTCAGTAATACTTATGATTGGAGCAGTAGAAGGGCTTATCGGATATGGTGTCCAATGGCTTGTCGTTAGCCAGCATATCAGTCCACTTCCTTATTGGcag ATGTCTATATTTCTTTGCTTGGGAGGAAATAGCACCACATGGATGAACACAGCAGTTCTAGTGACTTGTATGAGAAACTTCAAGAATAACCAAGGTCCGGTCTCTGGCATCCTCAAAGGCTATTTAGGCCTCAGCACCGCTATATTCACTGATTTATCAACAGCCCTTTTCTCGTCGAGTCCATCCTCTTTCTTGCTATCCCTAGCAATCATCCCAGTCATCATTTGTGTTGCAGCTGCATTGTTTCTTCAAGAAGTGCCGCCCAGCTCAATTGAAAAAAAGCAACAGCCACTTATATTTAAAATCCTTAACATTCTTGCTTTTACAGTAGCCTTTTATCTGTTAGCCTTTGATGTCACAGGCAAACATGGCCCGAATATATCTTCACTATTTGCCATTGGTTTACTTGTTCTGCTGGTTGCACCTCTGATTGTTCCTGCATACTTCTTATTAGCCCAACCAAGCTTTACTTCCGATGTTGAAGGTACCATTAGTGAACCATTGATCATTCAGAACGAAGCAAAGAACGTTAGTATTATGGAGGACATGGCTAAGGTCAAGGAAAAGCCTCTGATTGGGGAGGATCATACTATTTTTGAGGCATTGAAGACATTTGATTTCTGGGTACTATTTTTGTCATTTCTTTGCGGGGTTGGGACAGGAATGTGTGTGATCAACAATTTGGGACAAATGGGAGGAGCACTTGGTTATGCAGACGTATCCATTTTTGTGTCGCTCACAAGCATCTGGGGATTCTTTGGCCGCATTATCTCAGGCATGGCTTCTGAACATTGTATCAG GAAATATTCAACTCCGAGGCCATTCTGGAACGCGGCCTCTCAAATCCTAATGGTCACCGGATACATTTGCATGGCTCTTGCATTTCCAGGCTCCCTTTACATGGGATCAATTGTGGTAGGAATCTGCTACGGAGTTCGTTTAGCTGTCACAGTTCCAGTAGCATCTGAATTATTCGGACTAAAACATTTCGGCCTAATGTACAATGTGCTTATCCTTAATCTTCCATTAGGCTCATTTCTGTTTTCCGGGCTGCTAGCTGGTTATGTTTATGATTCAGAGGCCACTGAGTCATCCCAAGGTGGTAATACCTGCAGTGGATCACATTGCTATAGGCTTGTTTTCGTGGTTATGGCCTTTGCTTGCATTGTAGGATT GTCACTGGACATGATACTAGCAGTGAGAACAAGAAAGCTCTATTTAAAGATCCACCAGAACATGAAATCTAGTACAGATGCTGCACTAAGTTGA
- the LOC108227503 gene encoding calmodulin-lysine N-methyltransferase: MSEKKGGAAPKASTLRWTILRRALLPRSHITDKHNSEIGIERVSRKTSHGFSLIPSCLIENRNDTSSSSSLIDSKEAACFCYTLPVPNAPKLFLFQRFSSFDVLGDFEICNRYDIDNTGLVCPWPSEEVLAYYCLSHAEMFRSKTVIELGSGYGLAGLVVAMATEASEVVISDGNPQVVDYIQHNIDANSGAFGPSKVKSLMLHWNKEEISDISNKFDIVVASDCTFFTEFHKGLVQTLVNLLKSEGPSTAIFFSPKRGDTFDKFVAEVKEIGLHYSIDEIYDTEIWRQHQDFVRGDDSWPNYDKDHCYPYLIKITR; the protein is encoded by the exons ATGTCGGAAAAGAAGGGTGGCGCCGCCCCAAAAGCATCGACTCTCCGGTGGACAATTCTTCGCCGTGCTCTTCTTCCTCGTTCACACATCACTG ATAAACACAATTCTGAGATTGGGATTGAGCGTGTTTCTAGGAAGACTAGCCATGGATTCAGTTTAATACCGTCTTGTTTAATCGAAAATCGAAACgatacatcatcatcatcatcattgatTGACAGTAAAGAAGCTGCTTGTTTTTGCTATACATTGCCTGTACCTAATGCTCCTAAGCTCTTTTTGTT TCAGAGATTTAGCAGTTTTGATGTTCTTGGTGATTTTGAGATATGCAACAGATATGATATTGACAACACGGGTCTTGTTT GTCCCTGGCCATCAGAAGAAGTTCTTGCGTATTATTGTTTGTCACATGCAGAGATGTTCAG ATCCAAAACAGTCATTGAACTAGGATCAGGATATGGGTTAGCTGGTTTGGTTGTTGCTATGGCGACTGAAGCTTCAGAAGTTGTAATATCAGACGGAAATCCCCAAGTAGTGGATT ACATTCAGCATAACATTGATGCCAATTCTGGTGCATTTGGCCCTAGCAAGGTAAAGTCTTTAATGCTTCactggaacaaggaagaaatatcAGACATCTCCAACAAATTCGATATTGTTGTGGCTAGTGACTG CACTTTCTTTACAGAATTTCACAAAGGCCTTGTTCAAACTCTTGTGAACTTGTTGAAAAGCGAGGGTCCCTCTACAGCCATCTTCTTCAGTCCCAAAAGAGGTGACACATTTgataaatttgttgctgaagtCAAAGAGATTGGTCTGCATTATAGCATCGATGAGATCTATGACACAGAAATCTGGAGACAACATCAGGATTTTGTAAGAGGAGATGACTCATGGCCCAACTATGACAAGGATCACTGCTATCcgtatttaatcaaaattactcGATGA
- the LOC108224938 gene encoding cold shock protein 2, with amino-acid sequence MAEEVPRSAGVVLRFNDQKGFGFIKPDDGGDDLFVHHSDIKSDGYRTLFPGQSVEFYVLLDDNKTKAVEVTGPNGSPLQQRGSGGARAGGGGFGGARGGGGFGGARGGGGGGECYTCGRLGHMARDCDGGARGGGGRGGAGYGGARGGGERGAGGYGGARGGGAGNGVCYNCGGIGHMARDCTSARNAAGGGGGIGGGACYTCGEHGHLARECPVGAGGGGGGRGYDRFGGSAGGRGYDRFGGNGGGAGRGGGSCYNCGEPGHYAKDCNTVRE; translated from the coding sequence ATGGCGGAGGAGGTGCCTAGATCTGCCGGCGTTGTGCTCCGATTCAACGATCAGAAAGGCTTCGGTTTCATCAAGCCCGATGACGGCGGCGACGATCTCTTCGTTCATCACTCCGACATCAAATCCGACGGCTATCGCACTCTTTTCCCCGGCCAGTCCGTCGAGTTTTATGTCCTTTTGGATGATAACAagaccaaggctgtggaggtcACGGGGCCGAACGGATCTCCTCTCCAGCAGAGGGGTTCGGGTGGGGCCCGCGCCGGTGGTGGTGGTTTCGGTGGGGCCCGGGGTGGTGGCGGGTTTGGTGGGGCCCGCGGAGGCGGTGGCGGTGGGGAGTGTTATACTTGTGGGAGGCTTGGGCATATGGCTAGGGATTGTGATGGTGGGGCACGCGGTGGTGGCGGAAGGGGCGGAGCTGGTTATGGTGGGGCCCGTGGCGGTGGTGAGAGGGGTGCAGGTGGGTATGGTGGGGCCCGTGGTGGTGGAGCTGGGAATGGTGTTTGTTATAATTGTGGAGGGATAGGGCATATGGCGAGGGATTGTACGAGTGCTCGGAATGCggctggtggtggtggagggATTGGAGGCGGGGCTTGTTATACTTGTGGGGAGCACGGGCATTTGGCCAGAGAGTGTCCTGTTGGTGCTGGTGGAGGCGGGGGCGGCAGGGGTTATGATAGGTTTGGAGGCTCTGCTGGAGGAAGGGGCTATGATAGGTTTGGAGGCAACGGTGGAGGAGCTGGAAGGGGAGGTGGAAGCTGTTACAACTGTGGTGAGCCGGGGCATTATGCTAAGGACTGTAACACAGTCCGAGAATAA
- the LOC108228168 gene encoding ferredoxin--NADP reductase, leaf-type isozyme, chloroplastic, translating to MATAVSAAVSLPSSSSTSLSTRTSFISTDRLSFAKVPLTFRNVSSGGKLVSIRAQVTTEAPAKVEKVSKKVDKDIVTNKYRPKEPYVGKCLLNTKITGDDAPGETWHMVFSTEGEIPYKEGQSIGIIADGEDKNGKPHKLRLYSIASSAIGDFGDSKTVSLCVKRLVYTNDQGEEVKGVCSNYLCDLKPGADVSITGPVGKEMLMPKDPNATVIMLGTGTGIAPFRSFLWKMFFEKHEDYEFNGLAWLFLGVPTSSSLLYKEEFELMKEKKPENFRLDFAVSREQTNAKGEKMYIQTRMAEYAEELWELLKKDNTFIYMCGLKGMEKGIDDIMVSLAAKEGIEWIEYKRSLKKAGQWNVEVY from the exons ATGGCTACTGCAGTCAGTGCTGCAGTCTCTCTACCATCTTCCAGCTCAACTTCGCTTTCCACCAGAACGTCTTTCATTTCTACTGACAGACTTAGCTTCGCCAAG GTTCCTTTGACATTTAGAAATGTATCCAGTGGGGGGAAACTGGTATCTATTAGAGCTCAGGTGACAACAGAGGCTCCAGCTAAAGTTGAGAAGGTTTCGAAGAAAGTGGATAAAGATATAGTTACTAATAAATACAGGCCTAAGGAACCTTATGTCGGTAAATGCCTTCTCAACACTAAGATCACCGGGGATGATGCTCCTGGTGAGACTTGGCATATGGTCTTCAGCACTGAAG GTGAGATACCCTACAAGGAAGGGCAGTCCATTGGAATTATCGCGGATGGCGAAGACAAGAATGGGAAACCTCACAAGCTTAGGTTGTACTCTATTGCTAGCAGTGCCATTGGAGACTTTGGGGACTCCAAAACT gTCTCATTGTGTGTAAAAAGGCTTGTTTATACCAATGATCAAGGCGAAGAAGTTAAAGGAGtatgttcaaattacttgt GTGACTTAAAGCCAGGGGCTGATGTTAGTATAACTGGACCTGTAGGAAAAGAAATGCTTATGCCCAAGGATCCCAATGCAACCGTTATTATG cTTGGTACTGGAACTGGAATTGCACCTTTCCGATCCTTCTTGTGGAAAATGTTCTTTGAGAAGCATGAAGACTATGAG TTCAATGGTTTGGCATGGCTCTTTTTGGGGGTGCCTACAAGTAGCTCGTTGCTGTACAAGGAG GAATTCGAGTTAATGAAAGAGAAGAAACCAGAAAATTTTAGACTCGACTTTGCAGTGAGTAGAGAACAAACAAATGCAAAAGGAGAAAAGATGTACATCCAGACTCGCATGGCAGAATACGCAGAAGAGCTCTGGGAATTACTTAAGAAAGACAACACCTTCATCTATATGTGTGGTTTGAAAGGAATGGAAAAAGGAATTGATGACATCATGGTGTCATTAGCTGCTAAAGAAG GTATCGAGTGGATTGAATACAAAAGGTCACTGAAGAAGGCAGGACAATGGAACGTTGAAGTGTACTAA
- the LOC108228169 gene encoding cyclic pyranopterin monophosphate synthase, mitochondrial, translated as MFLRRVGRTLPVSKRLFSTTISASTTSNMDSAIDELNKEMEFVFGEAPPTSLAGSGSNQSVAQDSPTLPSEMVGIESSLTHIGSKGEAQMVDVSPKEMSKRVAIASCKVILGRKVFDLVSANQMTKGDVLSVAKIAGIVGAKQTSNLIPLCHNICLSHVRVDLTLNPSDFSVKIEGEAASTGKTGVEMEAMTAVSVAGLTVYDMCKAASKDIQITDVRLEQKMGGKSGTWSRDK; from the exons ATGTTTCTCCGTCGAGTTGGGCGTACATTGCCTGTCTCGAAGAGGTTGTTTAGCACTACTATTAGTGCTAGTACAACTAGCAATATGGACAGTGCTATCGATGAGCTTAATAAG gAGATGGAATTTGTGTTTGGTGAGGCTCCTCCAACAAGTCTTGCAGGTTCTGGCAGCAATCAATCTGTAGCTCAAGATTCCCCGACATTACCCTCTGAAATGGTGGGTATTGAATCTAGCTTGACCCACATTGGCAGCAAGGGTGAAGCACAGATGGTGGATGTCTCTCCTAAAGAGATGAGCAAGAGAGTTGCTATAGCTAGCTGCAAAGTCATTCTTGGAAGGAAAGTTTTTGATTTAGTTTCTGCCAACCAGATGACAAAAGGTGACGTTCTTAGTGTCGCGAAAATTGCTGGAATAGTTGGAGCAAAGCAAACAAGCAACCTCATCCCCCTATGCCACAACATCTGTTTGAGTCATGTTCGTGTGGATTTAACTTTGAATCCTAGTGACTTCAGTGTCAAAATAGAAGGAGAGGCTGCTTCGACTGGAAAGACGGGAGTTGAAATGGAAGCAATGACAGCAGTATCTGTAGCAGGGCTAACGGTGTATGATATGTGCAAGGCTGCTTCTAAAGATATACAAATAACAGATGTGAGACTTGAACAGAAGATGGGGGGTAAAAGCGGGACATGGTCCAGAGACAAATGA